A genomic region of Catalinimonas niigatensis contains the following coding sequences:
- a CDS encoding c-type heme family protein has product MKTIIKVSLLLSMVLLLLYSCDQKSHQEQAAPTESEQPEASVDYLTLGQKYAAETQAVLGKNLMASIQREGTEQAVAFCNTRAYPLTDSMAQRLRVHLKRVTDQTRNPDNAASAEELQYIQAGKAALARGESAAPQLQEIKGRMVAYYPILTNSMCMQCHGDPASQIDPATLKKINSLYPNDQATGYTENQLRGIWVVEMDQEEE; this is encoded by the coding sequence ATGAAAACTATCATCAAAGTCAGTCTCTTGCTAAGCATGGTTTTGTTGCTGCTGTACAGCTGCGATCAGAAAAGCCATCAGGAACAGGCAGCACCGACAGAAAGTGAGCAGCCGGAAGCCTCGGTAGACTATCTGACCCTCGGACAAAAGTACGCCGCTGAAACCCAGGCGGTGTTGGGTAAAAATCTGATGGCATCCATACAGCGAGAGGGAACCGAGCAGGCGGTAGCCTTTTGCAACACCCGTGCTTATCCCCTGACCGATAGCATGGCCCAACGGCTGCGAGTTCATTTAAAAAGAGTGACTGACCAGACCCGGAATCCGGATAACGCAGCCAGTGCAGAGGAGCTGCAATATATACAGGCAGGCAAGGCAGCACTGGCCCGGGGTGAAAGCGCAGCACCACAGTTGCAGGAAATCAAGGGCAGGATGGTCGCCTATTATCCCATACTGACCAACAGCATGTGTATGCAATGTCATGGTGATCCGGCCAGCCAGATTGATCCGGCTACGCTGAAAAAAATCAACAGCCTTTACCCCAATGACCAGGCCACCGGCTATACCGAAAATCAGCTGAGGGGAATATGGGTAGTGGAGATGGACCAGGAAGAAGAGTAA
- a CDS encoding GNAT family N-acetyltransferase: MDGKPIGLLKLNRQPNNIEIIQIQIDPQYQGKGIGQKVIQFILDQASDKQISVSLSVLKGNKAKRLYESLEFVTIEETEDSFVMRI; the protein is encoded by the coding sequence CTGGATGGAAAGCCCATAGGATTGCTCAAGCTGAACAGGCAACCCAATAATATTGAAATCATACAGATTCAGATTGATCCTCAATACCAGGGAAAAGGGATTGGACAAAAAGTCATTCAGTTCATTTTAGATCAGGCAAGTGATAAGCAGATAAGCGTTAGCCTAAGTGTCCTCAAAGGAAATAAAGCAAAAAGGCTGTATGAAAGTCTGGAGTTTGTAACTATTGAAGAAACGGAGGATTCCTTTGTGATGCGCATATGA
- a CDS encoding DUF4349 domain-containing protein: MKNKISQCRIIYLIFIWVFFTACEQTDTDAVYNESDMEAGFEEMKSIPSTMQPPPSQQVNTITKKIIKSGSIEFRSENIEQDYQHIAELLPAFNAYLENENQSRSDQQIYYSLTLRVVSEQFDSLFHALTQMAGRIDRKSSNVEDVTEQFYDLETRIKNKKALEQRYVELLAKATAVKNILDIENNLNEIRTQIEQLEGQFNYLSKRIRYSAIHVSFYEVLPYTYDASQREGFAARILSALDNGWQGFLSFVVGLIGLWPFLMLIAGGTYIFRMLRLRWKSRK; encoded by the coding sequence ATGAAAAACAAAATCTCTCAATGCAGGATAATCTATTTGATATTTATCTGGGTATTTTTTACAGCTTGTGAGCAGACTGATACAGATGCAGTGTACAACGAAAGTGATATGGAAGCTGGTTTTGAAGAAATGAAAAGCATCCCCTCTACCATGCAGCCTCCACCTTCGCAGCAAGTCAATACCATCACCAAGAAAATCATTAAAAGCGGAAGCATTGAATTCAGGTCTGAAAATATTGAACAAGACTACCAGCATATTGCAGAGCTGCTTCCTGCATTCAATGCCTATCTGGAAAACGAGAACCAATCCAGGTCTGATCAGCAAATATATTACAGCCTTACACTAAGGGTAGTCTCGGAACAATTTGATAGTCTGTTTCATGCGCTTACCCAAATGGCAGGCAGAATTGACCGTAAATCTTCCAATGTTGAAGATGTGACCGAGCAGTTTTATGATCTGGAAACCCGAATCAAAAACAAAAAAGCATTGGAACAGCGATATGTAGAACTACTCGCTAAAGCAACTGCTGTCAAGAATATCCTGGATATTGAAAACAATCTCAATGAGATTAGAACACAGATAGAACAACTTGAAGGTCAGTTCAACTATCTGAGTAAACGTATCCGTTATAGTGCCATTCATGTATCATTTTACGAAGTACTGCCCTATACCTATGATGCTTCCCAGCGAGAAGGGTTTGCTGCCAGAATACTGAGTGCACTAGACAATGGCTGGCAGGGCTTTCTTTCCTTTGTGGTGGGACTCATCGGCCTTTGGCCCTTTCTCATGCTTATTGCTGGAGGAACCTATATCTTTAGAATGCTAAGACTGAGATGGAAAAGTAGAAAATAA